A single region of the Photobacterium sanguinicancri genome encodes:
- a CDS encoding TldD/PmbA family protein, translated as MLNPAIAKAVIDHALFLGADFAELFVEHHQSSSVELISGNVDKINSGIDFGIGIRLFFGYKVLYGYTNSTEEDELKRVIGLLAAKDKRDQIAQAGTLNLNKYSSKHHCQHPLAQDTNLEGKIAFLRKVDHAARHEDDKISQFIGRILQREQQIEIFNSKGLHIGDTRHYSRVAATAIAQNGQEQSTGFEAPGALTGWEFLDTLNAEQLGQDVAKQAMVKLYAAPCPSGEMPVIIGNGFGGVIFHEACGHLLETTSVAKKASVFHDKMGEMIANPVVNAVDDGTMSNEWGSINIDDEGMETQRTQLIKDGKLTSFMVDHMGSLKTGYAPTGSGRRESYKYAPTSRMRNTFIEAGNSSLDEMVSSVEHGIYAQKMGGGSVQPGTGEFNFAVQEAYLIENGKITKPLKTATLISTGPKVLQEISMIGQDFALAAGMCGSVSGSVPTTVGQAALKVDNILVGGGN; from the coding sequence ATGCTAAACCCTGCTATCGCCAAAGCGGTGATTGATCACGCGCTGTTTCTTGGCGCAGACTTCGCAGAATTGTTTGTTGAACACCATCAATCCAGCTCTGTTGAACTCATTTCCGGTAACGTAGATAAAATTAACTCAGGTATCGATTTTGGTATCGGTATCCGCCTCTTCTTCGGTTACAAAGTGTTATACGGCTACACTAACAGTACCGAAGAAGACGAATTAAAACGCGTAATAGGCTTATTAGCAGCCAAAGATAAACGCGACCAAATTGCTCAAGCAGGTACACTGAACCTTAATAAGTACAGCAGCAAGCACCATTGCCAACACCCTCTTGCGCAAGATACCAATTTAGAAGGAAAGATCGCCTTTCTACGAAAAGTTGATCATGCAGCTCGTCACGAAGATGACAAGATCTCTCAATTTATTGGTCGTATTTTACAACGCGAGCAACAGATCGAAATCTTCAACTCCAAAGGCCTACACATTGGTGATACCCGCCACTATTCTCGCGTAGCCGCAACAGCGATTGCACAAAATGGCCAAGAACAATCTACTGGCTTTGAAGCCCCTGGCGCCTTAACGGGTTGGGAGTTCTTAGATACCCTGAACGCAGAACAGCTTGGTCAAGATGTCGCAAAACAAGCGATGGTCAAACTGTATGCCGCCCCTTGTCCATCAGGCGAAATGCCTGTGATCATAGGTAATGGCTTTGGTGGTGTTATCTTCCACGAAGCCTGCGGCCACTTACTTGAAACCACCTCTGTTGCCAAAAAAGCCTCTGTCTTCCATGACAAGATGGGCGAAATGATTGCTAACCCTGTGGTTAACGCCGTTGATGATGGCACCATGAGCAACGAATGGGGCTCTATTAACATCGATGATGAAGGCATGGAAACCCAGCGTACTCAACTGATCAAAGACGGTAAGCTCACCAGCTTTATGGTTGACCATATGGGCTCATTAAAAACAGGCTATGCACCAACGGGATCTGGTCGTCGTGAGTCTTACAAATATGCGCCAACTTCCCGTATGCGTAATACCTTCATTGAAGCAGGTAACAGTAGCTTAGATGAGATGGTATCCAGTGTTGAACATGGCATTTACGCACAGAAAATGGGTGGCGGCTCAGTACAACCGGGCACTGGTGAATTTAACTTCGCGGTACAAGAAGCCTACCTGATTGAAAACGGAAAAATCACTAAGCCTCTGAAAACAGCAACCTTGATCAGCACAGGTCCTAAAGTGCTGCAAGAAATTAGCATGATCGGCCAAGACTTTGCCCTAGCCGCAGGTATGTGTGGCTCGGTCAGTGGTTCAGTACCGACCACAGTTGGACAAGCTGCACTAAAAGTGGATAACATTTTGGTTGGAGGGGGTAACTAA
- a CDS encoding TldD/PmbA family protein — MADSNTLQQAIEQVLERVQAAGAQADIIANRSNNFSLKANAGELDEYKVTSGQVIGVRVVKDAHVATSYSESLEPASLDAMVEQALANAKFTQADEHQTISCVGSQLTTNVAEIYQQDDTTADEKIALALALESGVVAKPHAKSAPYNGFGESDSQIILANTQGSRCQHQERSTYCYAYSLIEKDGLQAMHGGMSSGRRFDQLNPQYCIDHGYETAFALLEGKPIATKSYSVMFDLSCLSSLFGAFGMCLSGQAAMKGINPWREALNTQVASSLLTVSDIALVEGGSAIKAFDSEGFATKDTILIGEGQLQSLLHNSHTASYFGIENTANGSRSAKGGLGVSSRHTVIAAGTSSDAEVSAGEYLELVELQGVHSGADAVSGDFSFGASGFLCRDGQRIQPVRGITVAGNFYQMIKEIDAIGNTLQNDYERDFFAPKIRFSRLSIAGN; from the coding sequence ATGGCGGATTCAAACACACTACAACAGGCTATTGAGCAGGTATTAGAACGAGTTCAAGCTGCGGGTGCCCAAGCCGATATTATTGCTAACCGTAGCAATAACTTCTCACTCAAAGCTAACGCGGGTGAATTAGACGAATACAAAGTCACCTCAGGCCAAGTGATTGGCGTTCGCGTGGTTAAAGATGCCCATGTTGCAACCAGCTATTCAGAGTCACTTGAGCCTGCGAGCTTAGATGCAATGGTTGAGCAAGCACTCGCTAATGCTAAATTTACTCAAGCGGATGAGCACCAAACCATCAGCTGTGTCGGTAGCCAGTTAACCACGAATGTCGCAGAAATTTATCAGCAAGATGACACTACCGCGGATGAGAAAATAGCCTTAGCACTGGCGCTTGAAAGTGGTGTAGTCGCAAAGCCTCACGCTAAAAGTGCGCCATACAATGGCTTTGGCGAATCAGACAGCCAGATCATTTTGGCCAATACCCAAGGTAGCCGGTGTCAGCACCAAGAGCGATCAACCTATTGCTACGCCTATAGCCTGATTGAAAAAGATGGCCTTCAAGCAATGCACGGCGGCATGTCTTCGGGTCGCCGCTTTGATCAACTCAATCCACAATACTGTATTGATCATGGCTACGAGACCGCCTTTGCCTTATTAGAAGGCAAGCCGATTGCCACTAAAAGTTACAGTGTCATGTTTGACCTGAGCTGTTTAAGTAGTTTATTTGGCGCCTTTGGCATGTGCCTGTCGGGTCAAGCAGCAATGAAAGGTATTAACCCTTGGCGAGAAGCACTGAACACTCAGGTTGCTAGTTCCCTTCTAACGGTATCTGATATTGCGCTGGTTGAAGGTGGCTCAGCGATTAAAGCCTTTGATAGTGAAGGCTTCGCGACTAAAGATACGATTCTTATTGGTGAAGGGCAGCTGCAAAGCCTATTACACAATAGCCATACTGCAAGCTACTTCGGTATTGAGAATACAGCCAATGGTTCTCGCTCAGCTAAAGGTGGTCTAGGCGTTTCTAGCCGTCATACGGTTATCGCTGCAGGTACAAGCTCTGATGCTGAAGTCTCGGCAGGTGAATACCTTGAGCTTGTTGAACTGCAAGGCGTGCATTCGGGCGCTGATGCGGTTAGCGGTGATTTCTCATTTGGTGCAAGTGGCTTCTTGTGTCGTGATGGACAGCGCATCCAACCTGTTCGTGGCATTACCGTTGCGGGTAACTTCTACCAAATGATCAAAGAAATAGACGCCATCGGGAATACACTACAAAACGATTACGAACGTGATTTCTTCGCACCTAAAATCCGTTTTTCTCGCTTAAGTATTGCTGGTAATTAA
- the fusA gene encoding elongation factor G, protein MTDLSKYRNIGIFAHVDAGKTTTTERILKLTGKIHKTGEVHDGESTTDFMEQEAERGITIQSAAVSCFWNDHRLNVIDTPGHVDFTVEVYRSLKVLDGGIGVFCGSGGVEPQSETNWRYANESEVARLIFVNKLDRMGADFFSVVDQVKKVLGANPLVMTLPIGREDDFVGVVDVLNRQAYVWDDTGLPENYEIQAIPEDMVDDVEAYREEMIETAVEQDDDLMEAYMEGEEPSIEDIKRCIRKGTRDIAFFPTFCGSAFKNKGMQLILDAVVDYLPSPTEVDPQPLTDPETGEPTGEVATVSVDEPLKALAFKIMDDRFGALTFIRIYSGKMNKGDTILNSATGKTERIGRMVEMQADERNELTSAQAGDIIAVVGMKNVQTGHTLCDVKHECTLEPMIFPIPVISIAVTPKDKGGSEKMGIAIGKMVAEDPSFQVETDEETGETILKGMGELHLDIKVDILKRTYGVDLIVGQPQVAYRETITKAVEDSYTHKKQSGGSGQFGKIDYRIKPGEVGSGFSFKSVVVGGNVPKEFWPAIEKGFAGMMDNGVLAGFPTLDVEVELFDGGFHAVDSSAVAFEIAAKGAFRQTMPKAGAQLLEPIMHVDVFTPEDHVGDVIGDLNRRRGMIKDQMAGVTGVRIKADVPLSEMFGYIGTLRTMTSGRGQFSMEFAHYAPCPANVAEAVIAEVKEREAAARK, encoded by the coding sequence ATGACAGATTTATCTAAATACAGAAACATTGGTATTTTCGCGCACGTTGATGCGGGTAAAACTACTACTACTGAGCGTATCCTGAAGCTTACTGGTAAAATCCATAAAACCGGTGAAGTTCATGATGGCGAATCAACAACTGACTTCATGGAACAGGAAGCTGAGCGTGGAATAACCATCCAGTCTGCAGCAGTAAGCTGTTTCTGGAATGATCACCGCCTAAACGTTATCGATACTCCTGGACACGTTGACTTCACAGTTGAAGTTTACCGTTCACTTAAAGTACTTGATGGCGGTATCGGTGTATTCTGTGGTTCTGGTGGTGTTGAGCCTCAGTCAGAAACTAACTGGCGTTACGCGAATGAATCAGAAGTTGCTCGTCTGATCTTCGTAAACAAACTAGACCGCATGGGTGCTGACTTCTTTAGCGTTGTTGATCAAGTTAAAAAAGTACTAGGTGCTAACCCACTAGTTATGACTCTACCAATCGGTCGTGAAGATGACTTCGTTGGTGTTGTAGACGTTCTAAACCGTCAAGCATACGTTTGGGATGACACTGGTCTTCCTGAAAACTACGAAATTCAAGCAATCCCAGAAGATATGGTTGATGACGTAGAAGCTTACCGTGAAGAGATGATCGAAACTGCTGTTGAGCAAGACGACGATCTAATGGAAGCTTACATGGAAGGTGAAGAGCCTTCTATCGAAGACATTAAGCGTTGTATCCGTAAAGGTACTCGCGATATCGCATTCTTCCCAACGTTCTGTGGTTCTGCATTCAAAAACAAAGGTATGCAGCTAATCCTTGACGCAGTTGTTGATTACCTTCCGTCTCCAACAGAAGTTGATCCACAGCCGCTAACAGATCCAGAAACTGGTGAGCCAACTGGTGAAGTTGCAACAGTATCTGTTGATGAGCCACTAAAAGCGCTTGCGTTCAAAATTATGGACGACCGTTTCGGTGCACTTACTTTCATCCGTATCTACTCAGGTAAGATGAATAAAGGTGACACAATCCTTAACTCAGCAACTGGTAAAACAGAGCGTATCGGCCGTATGGTTGAGATGCAAGCTGATGAGCGTAACGAACTAACATCTGCACAAGCTGGTGACATCATCGCTGTTGTAGGTATGAAAAACGTTCAAACTGGTCACACTCTTTGTGATGTTAAGCACGAGTGTACGCTTGAGCCAATGATCTTCCCAATTCCAGTAATCTCTATTGCTGTTACGCCGAAAGACAAAGGCGGTTCTGAGAAAATGGGTATCGCAATCGGTAAAATGGTTGCAGAAGATCCATCTTTCCAAGTTGAAACTGACGAAGAAACTGGCGAAACCATCCTTAAAGGTATGGGTGAGCTTCACCTAGATATCAAAGTAGATATCCTTAAGCGTACTTACGGCGTAGACCTAATCGTTGGTCAACCACAAGTTGCTTACCGTGAAACTATCACTAAAGCAGTTGAAGATAGCTACACGCATAAGAAACAATCTGGTGGTTCTGGTCAATTCGGTAAAATCGATTACCGTATCAAACCAGGCGAAGTTGGTTCTGGTTTCAGCTTCAAGTCTGTTGTTGTTGGTGGTAACGTACCTAAAGAATTCTGGCCTGCAATCGAAAAAGGTTTTGCTGGCATGATGGATAACGGTGTTCTTGCTGGTTTCCCAACGCTAGATGTTGAAGTTGAACTATTCGACGGTGGTTTCCACGCAGTCGATTCATCTGCAGTAGCTTTCGAAATCGCAGCGAAAGGCGCATTCCGTCAAACGATGCCTAAAGCAGGTGCACAACTTCTTGAACCAATCATGCACGTAGACGTGTTCACACCAGAAGATCACGTTGGTGATGTTATCGGTGACCTTAACCGTCGTCGTGGTATGATCAAAGACCAAATGGCTGGTGTTACTGGCGTACGTATCAAAGCGGACGTTCCACTATCAGAAATGTTTGGTTACATTGGTACTCTACGTACAATGACATCTGGTCGTGGTCAGTTCTCTATGGAGTTCGCACACTACGCACCATGTCCTGCTAACGTAGCAGAAGCAGTAATTGCTGAAGTTAAAGAACGCGAAGCAGCAGCTAGAAAATAA
- a CDS encoding acyl-CoA thioesterase, translating to MEAMLKGYPVITEIPVAWGEMDALNHVNNVVYFRYFETARIDYFLQLSLMDDLQKTGIGPVLKETQCSYKIPVTFPDTLHVGSKICDMGDDRFTMEYSVYSQKLGKITTVGSAEVVMFNFKTNKKAHISDEIRSRITEIQAEKDVISV from the coding sequence ATGGAAGCAATGCTAAAGGGTTACCCTGTCATTACTGAAATACCAGTAGCATGGGGAGAAATGGATGCCCTCAATCATGTCAATAACGTGGTTTACTTCCGCTATTTTGAAACGGCGCGCATTGATTACTTTTTGCAGCTTTCATTAATGGATGATTTGCAAAAGACGGGGATTGGACCTGTGCTGAAAGAAACGCAATGTAGCTATAAAATTCCAGTGACTTTTCCCGACACTTTGCATGTCGGATCTAAAATCTGCGATATGGGTGATGATCGTTTTACGATGGAATACAGTGTTTATAGCCAAAAGTTAGGGAAAATAACCACAGTTGGTAGTGCGGAAGTGGTGATGTTTAACTTTAAAACCAATAAAAAAGCCCATATTTCCGATGAAATACGCTCCCGGATCACTGAGATTCAAGCTGAAAAGGATGTAATATCAGTATAA
- a CDS encoding FG-GAP repeat domain-containing protein produces MNNKKVGSWLASALISLSVAGCNSDSNESTPKKEPQATVNAQFAATYLQTIQPPALSGYSVQYDASASTAKVMTVSKAAQDVSYQGTLRITNRATPSEHTDYEWPVTQRADGSVESHRALSLKPGVYDFFLIVADSKGHQYLAESLGQQIVDNEQPELEFVLKPNLGETITDLDVVAYVTNLKFSFTAEELSELIEPQFGLKINDEKERVFSINKETGLSEIVLNVQPGEYTMALKLYDGDLMVGKNENETKLDIVEGSDAKIDVIPLQADVTVKLDELKDLGEFTFNIPSEIVEEVGDESKVSLIVRLSSNSTDALIHEKVLTVVSDNKGGFVASDIFETQGESAVTASLSFHHIDEAAEGYLKAPYAQCLSDINVALNQGAGCKLSLKREGIITGHIKGTVHFNIIDQQSQAASGAKVYLNNELVGITGKELSPGSLKLNLVAGEYMVKASQGNAIAKDSIEVKPLDVLNKALYLGRNPDLGTGNFVEQSQFYASSYVDPYSIATGDINGDGLVDLVFGGYRGYQVEIAQPDGSYKSTYQEILPAAYRQVALGDLDGDGDLDFVLSAEEGDVLSVYLNDGKGNFAKDTDLLPQTEDTGIYSVKVADLDNDGDLDVVALRAGASSASGRTLIYLNQGNGKFIDSQQQLMSKVNRNKMSVLAIGDMNNDGHLDIVVGESGTGSKGLIYLNNGKSIFESSKVIWDDNHESSTSVVLADVNDNGKLDVFVTDEDGRNRLYLNEGDVTFSLSSSNFGTQGQRAVFSDINSNGKPDILILDANSLVTAYSNNGNGTYTLSHTVVGASDFGTTDDLHTIDLDKDGDEDLVVLGYKSETPKPVYGRIYHNTPH; encoded by the coding sequence ATGAACAATAAAAAAGTAGGGTCATGGCTAGCGAGCGCCTTGATTAGCTTATCTGTTGCTGGGTGTAACAGCGATAGCAATGAAAGTACGCCGAAGAAAGAACCTCAAGCGACTGTTAATGCACAATTTGCTGCAACTTACCTCCAAACTATCCAGCCGCCAGCACTCAGTGGTTATTCAGTCCAATATGATGCGTCAGCGTCGACCGCTAAGGTGATGACAGTCTCTAAGGCAGCGCAAGATGTGTCTTATCAAGGCACATTACGTATTACCAATCGTGCCACCCCTTCTGAACACACCGATTATGAGTGGCCAGTAACGCAACGTGCCGATGGTAGTGTGGAGTCTCACCGTGCATTATCATTAAAACCAGGTGTTTATGATTTCTTTTTAATTGTTGCAGACAGTAAAGGTCATCAATATTTAGCAGAGTCACTGGGTCAGCAGATTGTTGATAATGAGCAACCAGAGCTCGAGTTTGTATTAAAGCCAAACCTTGGCGAAACCATTACCGATCTTGATGTTGTCGCTTATGTGACTAACTTAAAATTCTCATTTACTGCTGAAGAGTTATCTGAGTTGATTGAGCCCCAGTTTGGCTTGAAAATTAATGATGAGAAAGAACGCGTTTTCAGCATTAATAAAGAGACTGGCTTATCCGAAATCGTGCTAAATGTTCAGCCAGGTGAGTACACCATGGCGCTGAAATTGTACGATGGCGATCTGATGGTCGGCAAAAATGAAAATGAAACTAAGCTAGATATCGTTGAAGGCTCTGATGCCAAGATAGACGTGATCCCGTTACAAGCGGATGTCACGGTGAAGCTGGATGAGCTAAAAGATCTGGGCGAGTTTACCTTTAATATTCCGTCTGAGATCGTTGAAGAAGTTGGCGATGAAAGCAAGGTCTCGTTAATTGTTCGTCTTTCATCTAACAGCACGGATGCCTTAATTCATGAAAAAGTGCTCACGGTTGTTAGCGATAATAAAGGTGGCTTTGTCGCGAGTGATATTTTTGAAACCCAAGGTGAAAGTGCAGTAACTGCAAGTTTGTCTTTTCATCATATAGATGAAGCGGCAGAGGGCTACCTGAAAGCACCGTATGCGCAATGCCTAAGTGATATTAATGTAGCGCTGAATCAAGGGGCGGGTTGTAAGTTAAGCCTTAAACGCGAAGGTATTATTACAGGTCATATTAAAGGGACAGTGCACTTTAATATTATCGATCAACAGTCTCAGGCTGCGAGTGGTGCCAAGGTTTACCTTAATAATGAATTAGTCGGTATCACAGGTAAAGAACTGAGCCCTGGTTCATTAAAGCTGAACTTGGTCGCTGGCGAGTATATGGTGAAAGCCTCTCAAGGTAATGCTATTGCGAAAGATAGTATCGAAGTCAAACCTCTCGATGTATTGAATAAGGCTTTGTACTTAGGGCGTAACCCTGACTTGGGTACGGGGAATTTTGTTGAGCAGAGCCAGTTTTATGCATCAAGTTATGTAGATCCATATTCAATTGCCACTGGTGATATTAATGGTGATGGTTTAGTTGATTTAGTTTTTGGTGGATACCGAGGCTATCAGGTTGAAATCGCTCAACCTGATGGCAGCTATAAGTCCACGTATCAAGAAATATTACCAGCGGCTTATCGTCAGGTTGCGCTGGGTGATTTGGATGGTGATGGTGATCTGGATTTTGTATTGAGTGCAGAAGAGGGGGATGTTTTATCAGTCTATTTGAATGACGGAAAAGGTAACTTTGCGAAAGATACTGATTTACTGCCTCAGACTGAGGATACCGGTATTTATAGCGTAAAAGTTGCTGATCTTGATAACGACGGTGATTTGGACGTTGTTGCACTTAGAGCTGGTGCGAGTTCCGCGAGTGGCCGTACTCTGATTTATCTTAATCAAGGTAACGGTAAGTTTATTGATTCACAGCAACAGCTCATGTCTAAGGTTAATCGAAATAAGATGTCAGTATTGGCGATTGGCGATATGAATAATGATGGTCACCTAGACATTGTTGTCGGAGAATCTGGTACTGGAAGTAAAGGGTTAATTTATCTGAACAATGGCAAAAGTATCTTTGAAAGTTCGAAGGTCATTTGGGACGATAATCATGAGTCTTCAACTTCTGTCGTGCTAGCAGATGTGAACGATAACGGTAAGCTGGATGTTTTTGTAACAGATGAAGATGGCAGAAACCGTTTATACCTTAATGAAGGCGATGTTACGTTTAGCTTGTCTAGTTCGAACTTCGGTACTCAAGGTCAACGCGCAGTTTTTTCAGATATCAACAGTAATGGTAAACCAGACATCCTAATTCTAGATGCTAATAGCTTAGTCACAGCGTATTCAAACAATGGCAATGGTACTTATACTTTGTCGCATACAGTGGTTGGCGCTTCTGATTTCGGAACTACGGATGACTTGCACACCATCGACTTAGATAAAGATGGTGATGAGGACTTAGTGGTGCTGGGCTATAAAAGTGAAACACCAAAACCTGTTTATGGTCGTATTTACCACAACACACCACACTAA
- a CDS encoding aminotransferase-like domain-containing protein, translating into MKIWISPEVSAHFFAFNVYLVEGKDTLQSDKIFMDLSGVTNPLKRYQRVITEIENQITQRIWLPGERIPSIRAMSKQHGISPMTVIRAYEQLEADGLIHAKPKSGYFVSAHLNQISVSQPDKLQTENRSIAINAHVFDVLSACKKPNVIPFGSAFPDPELLPLNALGRAMGQVMKTMSPQMMLTELPPGNMALRRAIAKRYLRDGIDVSVDDIVITSGAMESLGLSLMAVTQPGDSVAIESPAFYGVLQTIERLKLKAIEIPTHPHDGIDVAQLQRAIETHEVKACWVMSSFQNPLGASMPDENKQRLITLLNSHDIPLIEDDVYGELYFSDEKPKPIKAFDQQDRVLHCCSFSKSLAMGFRVGWVVAGQYAQQVERLQLMSTLSAAIPNQLAIANYLQHGNYDTHLRRLRAELELRMTQTLVAIKQYFPEASIVSKPSGGYFLWVELPAVINSAHLLPILLEQHNISIAPGTLFASDDRFKHCIRLNCAYEWNSITQQAIRTIAQVIKDNSH; encoded by the coding sequence GTGAAAATATGGATTTCACCCGAGGTGAGTGCACACTTTTTTGCATTTAATGTGTATTTGGTGGAGGGCAAAGATACACTGCAATCAGACAAAATATTTATGGATCTGAGTGGTGTGACAAATCCCCTAAAACGCTATCAACGAGTCATTACCGAAATTGAAAACCAGATAACACAACGTATTTGGTTACCAGGTGAACGTATCCCTTCCATACGAGCGATGAGCAAGCAGCATGGCATAAGCCCCATGACGGTGATCCGTGCTTATGAACAATTAGAAGCGGATGGACTTATTCATGCTAAGCCTAAATCGGGGTATTTTGTTTCTGCGCACTTAAATCAAATAAGCGTGAGTCAGCCTGATAAATTGCAAACTGAAAATCGGTCTATTGCTATTAATGCACATGTTTTTGATGTGTTGAGTGCATGTAAAAAACCGAATGTAATTCCATTCGGGTCGGCATTTCCTGATCCAGAACTCTTGCCATTAAATGCATTGGGCCGTGCGATGGGGCAGGTGATGAAAACCATGTCACCGCAAATGATGTTAACAGAATTGCCACCGGGCAACATGGCATTACGCCGTGCCATTGCTAAACGTTATTTACGCGACGGCATTGACGTTTCGGTCGATGATATTGTTATTACGTCTGGCGCAATGGAATCTCTGGGATTGAGCCTGATGGCGGTGACACAACCAGGAGATAGTGTCGCAATTGAGTCTCCAGCTTTTTATGGTGTACTGCAAACTATCGAACGGTTGAAATTAAAGGCGATTGAAATTCCAACCCACCCCCATGACGGAATTGACGTTGCGCAGTTACAACGAGCGATTGAAACTCATGAGGTTAAAGCTTGTTGGGTGATGAGTTCGTTTCAAAATCCGTTAGGCGCCAGCATGCCAGATGAAAACAAACAGCGCCTAATCACTTTATTGAACTCTCATGACATCCCGTTGATAGAAGACGATGTTTATGGTGAGTTGTATTTTTCAGACGAAAAGCCCAAACCGATTAAAGCATTTGATCAGCAAGATCGGGTATTACACTGTTGCTCATTTTCTAAAAGTTTAGCGATGGGATTTCGCGTAGGATGGGTTGTTGCAGGGCAATATGCTCAACAGGTTGAGCGCTTACAGCTAATGTCGACCTTGTCTGCGGCTATTCCTAATCAGTTGGCCATCGCCAATTATTTGCAGCACGGAAACTATGATACTCATTTACGACGGTTACGCGCTGAATTAGAGCTGCGAATGACACAAACATTAGTGGCTATTAAGCAATATTTCCCTGAAGCTTCGATTGTTTCTAAGCCATCCGGCGGTTATTTTTTATGGGTTGAGTTACCCGCTGTGATCAACAGTGCACACTTACTACCTATATTATTAGAGCAACATAATATCAGTATTGCTCCTGGTACATTGTTTGCGAGTGATGATCGTTTTAAGCATTGTATTCGGCTTAACTGCGCCTATGAGTGGAATTCTATTACTCAGCAAGCCATTAGAACGATAGCGCAAGTGATTAAAGACAATAGTCATTAA
- a CDS encoding Preprotein translocase subunit SecY produces MWTVYSFTSASILASIVFSLLLFLSIDENPLMQVLFGGLAVIFELGKFFAWYEFGERRARRNYTGAFSAFAFYTVLAAISIGGSIGGINSATNQAQSHVNVQQSKITAFNMQIEAIEQQIALNNVAAEKYIQMERIATGVTRIQKANDKLRHQQQELAMQRDSLPVVSQGSVLGLIDSLAKSLNVQTQTAQLGLVVFLSVLLDFFAAFFVGLIGEEQRFRHQFRRMNPITIDAFDNAPHKQPELLTDMRSEEDIKASAESSQDNESDIPAEPQTPYEQVFSALNTNKVNCTKRAVTRFLKMSSEEVDEIFKQFMEEGIVSKKPNNHYQWHGLQES; encoded by the coding sequence ATGTGGACGGTTTACAGTTTTACAAGCGCTTCCATTCTAGCGTCGATTGTTTTCTCATTATTACTCTTCTTGTCAATCGATGAAAACCCGCTAATGCAGGTCCTTTTTGGTGGTCTGGCGGTAATTTTTGAATTGGGCAAATTCTTTGCGTGGTATGAATTTGGCGAACGCCGCGCGCGTCGTAATTACACTGGTGCCTTTTCCGCTTTCGCCTTCTACACCGTTCTCGCCGCGATCTCTATAGGAGGCTCGATTGGCGGTATCAACAGCGCAACTAACCAAGCGCAAAGCCATGTCAATGTGCAGCAAAGTAAGATCACCGCTTTCAATATGCAAATTGAAGCTATTGAACAGCAGATCGCCCTTAACAATGTTGCGGCTGAAAAATATATTCAGATGGAACGTATCGCAACAGGGGTTACTCGTATTCAAAAAGCGAATGATAAATTACGCCACCAACAGCAAGAACTGGCGATGCAGCGTGATAGTTTACCCGTGGTGAGTCAAGGTTCTGTCCTTGGATTAATCGATAGCCTAGCGAAATCGTTAAACGTTCAGACCCAAACAGCACAACTTGGTTTAGTGGTTTTCCTTTCTGTGTTACTTGATTTCTTCGCAGCTTTCTTTGTCGGCTTAATCGGTGAAGAGCAACGTTTTCGTCATCAATTCCGCCGTATGAACCCGATTACCATCGATGCTTTTGATAACGCGCCGCATAAACAGCCGGAACTACTAACGGATATGCGCAGTGAAGAAGACATCAAGGCGTCTGCTGAGTCATCGCAAGACAACGAGTCGGATATACCCGCAGAGCCACAGACGCCCTACGAACAGGTATTCTCGGCACTCAACACCAACAAAGTCAACTGTACCAAACGGGCGGTGACTCGCTTCTTAAAGATGAGCAGTGAAGAAGTAGATGAAATTTTCAAACAGTTCATGGAAGAAGGTATTGTAAGCAAAAAACCAAACAACCATTACCAATGGCATGGTTTACAAGAAAGCTAA